In a genomic window of Choristoneura fumiferana chromosome 19, NRCan_CFum_1, whole genome shotgun sequence:
- the Crk gene encoding crk proto-oncogene, adaptor protein, whose product MANPAISLASFDQNDMSSWYFAGLSRPEATRLLLSETESGVFLVRDSRTIHGDYVLCVREDDRVSHYIINRVVSADGSTRFRIGDQLFADMPALLSFYRLHYLDTTPLVRPLSQASVKAPPQPQVLEVVVAKFDFFGNDPDDLPFRRGERLMVVGRDEEQWWTARNAQGRTGSIPVPYVQRILEPSGAPYPPNEALTQIGDPPSPPASNKNPARTNMQRTLPALARVRQTRVPNAYDRTALRLEEGDIVRVTRMNINGQWEGELNGRTGHFPFTYVEFLDENAAS is encoded by the exons CTGGTACTTCGCCGGACTGTCCCGGCCGGAGGCGACGCGGCTGCTGCTCAGCGAAACGGAGAGCGGCGTTTTCCTCGTCAGGGACTCCAGGACGATACACGGTGACTACGTGCTGTGCGTCAG AGAAGATGACCGCGTATCCCACTACATAATAAACCGGGTGGTATCAGCTGATGGGTCCACGCGTTTCCGCATCGGCGACCAGCTGTTCGCGGACATGCCGGCGCTGCTCTCGTTCTACCGGCTGCACTACCTGGACACGACGCCGCTGGTGCGGCCGCTGTCGCAGGCCAGCGTGAAGGCGCCGCCACAGCCCCAGGTGTTGGAGGTCGTCGTCGCCAAGTTTGACTTCTTCGGGAAC GACCCGGATGACCTCCCCTTCCGGCGCGGCGAGCGTCTGATGGTGGTCGGACGCGACGAGGAGCAGTGGTGGACGGCGCGCAACGCGCAAGGCCGCACCGGATCCATCCCCGTGCCCTACGTGCAGCGG ATTCTGGAACCCTCTGGAGCGCCGTACCCGCCAAACGAGGCTCTCACCCAGATCGGGGACCCTCCCAGCCCTCCGGCCAGCAATAAGAACCCGGCACGGACTAACATGCAG CGTACACTGCCGGCGTTGGCGCGCGTGCGGCAGACGCGCGTGCCCAACGCGTACGACCGGACGGCGCTGCGGCTGGAAGAGGGCGACATCGTCAGG GTGACTCGAATGAACATAAACGGGCAATGGGAGGGCGAGTTAAACGGCCGGACGGGGCACTTCCCCTTCACCTACGTCGAGTTCCTCGACGAGAACGCCGCCAGCTAG